Proteins encoded together in one Bacteroides zoogleoformans window:
- a CDS encoding alpha-l-rhamnosidase — protein sequence MRNKAKRWTRLFVPVALGLGGCLGTLSAQSVATGFQPEVRLVEVGKGYSRTSVNTTVFRNNSVVTHGDEQYIGYYDDEGFLTLGKRTAGSDQWTLHRTQYKGNVKDAHNVISIMSDGDGYLHVAFDHHGHPLNYCRSLAPYSLKLGEKEPMTGIDEHNVTYPEFYSLPGGNLLFAYRSGSSGRGNLVLNGYDVKSRKWHRIQNVLIDGEEQRSAYWQLYVDEQGTIHLSWVWRETWHVETNHDLCYARSFDNGVTWYKSDGEKYELPIRAANAEYACRIPQESELINQTGMSADAEGHPYIASYWRDADSDIPQYRVVWHDGQKWNSRQVSSRHTPFSLKGGGTKMIPISRPRIVVDKGEVFYLFRDEERGSRVSVAHTKDVTTGTWSICDLTDFSVEAWEPSHDTELWKRKRLLHLFVQKTMQGDGERTVEIAAQPVYVLEVLE from the coding sequence ATGAGAAATAAGGCGAAAAGATGGACGCGGCTGTTCGTTCCGGTTGCACTTGGGCTTGGCGGTTGCCTGGGCACATTGTCCGCCCAAAGCGTAGCCACCGGCTTTCAGCCTGAGGTGCGCTTGGTAGAAGTAGGGAAAGGCTATAGCCGGACCTCTGTCAATACTACCGTATTTCGCAATAACTCCGTGGTGACGCATGGCGACGAACAGTACATCGGCTATTACGATGACGAGGGCTTTCTGACCTTGGGCAAGCGGACGGCAGGTTCGGACCAATGGACGCTCCACCGCACCCAGTATAAAGGAAATGTGAAAGACGCCCATAACGTCATCAGCATCATGTCGGATGGCGACGGCTATCTTCATGTGGCTTTCGATCATCACGGGCATCCGCTGAACTATTGCCGCAGCCTGGCTCCTTACTCTTTGAAATTGGGAGAGAAAGAGCCGATGACGGGCATCGACGAGCACAACGTGACCTATCCTGAATTCTATTCGCTTCCGGGGGGAAATCTGTTGTTTGCCTATCGTTCCGGTTCGTCCGGCCGTGGTAATCTGGTGTTGAACGGTTACGATGTGAAAAGCCGCAAGTGGCACCGCATACAAAACGTCTTGATAGACGGAGAAGAGCAACGAAGCGCTTATTGGCAGTTGTACGTCGACGAGCAGGGAACCATCCACTTGTCGTGGGTGTGGAGGGAGACGTGGCATGTGGAAACAAACCACGACCTATGCTATGCCCGCTCTTTTGACAACGGCGTCACGTGGTATAAGTCGGACGGTGAAAAGTATGAACTTCCTATCCGTGCGGCAAATGCCGAATACGCCTGCCGCATCCCGCAGGAGTCGGAACTGATCAACCAGACCGGTATGAGCGCGGATGCCGAGGGGCACCCTTACATAGCCTCCTATTGGCGAGATGCGGATAGTGACATTCCTCAATATCGTGTGGTGTGGCACGACGGGCAGAAGTGGAATAGCCGTCAAGTGTCCTCTCGCCATACTCCTTTCTCCTTGAAAGGGGGAGGAACAAAGATGATTCCGATTTCCCGCCCGCGCATCGTGGTAGATAAAGGTGAGGTTTTCTACCTCTTTCGCGATGAGGAGCGGGGAAGCAGGGTGTCTGTGGCGCATACGAAAGATGTCACGACAGGTACGTGGAGCATCTGTGATTTAACCGATTTCTCGGTGGAGGCCTGGGAGCCTTCGCACGACACGGAGTTGTGGAAGCGGAAACGCCTGTTGCATCTGTTCGTCCAAAAGACGATGCAGGGAGACGGAGAGCGGACAGTAGAGATTGCCGCTCAGCCCGTATACGTGTTGGAAGTATTGGAATAA
- the hemW gene encoding radical SAM family heme chaperone HemW, giving the protein MAGIYIHVPFCETRCIYCDFYSTTRPEFKSQYVRALCQELRLRKDYLKGEPVETVYFGGGTPSQLAEEDFRQIFETIEAIYGSESAHEITLEANPDDLTKEYAAMLHSLPFNRISIGIQTFDDATLKLLNRRHDARQAVNAITHCREAGFGNISIDLIYGLPGETDSRWEHDLQQAVSLAAEHISAYHLTYEKNTRIYQMLKARRIREVDEESSARFFGMLTDKLGKAGYEHYEISNFCRPGMYSRHNTSYWKGIPYLGCGPSAHSFDVDTREWNIASLSRYIRSMESGQRAFETECLDRQTRYNECVMTSLRTMWGVSLEEVKQRFGIDLWQHCMDTATPYLKNGKLEIKDNHLCLTRTGIFISDGIISDLMFV; this is encoded by the coding sequence ATGGCAGGTATCTACATTCATGTTCCTTTTTGTGAAACGCGTTGCATCTATTGCGATTTCTACTCCACCACCCGTCCGGAATTTAAATCGCAATACGTCCGTGCCCTTTGCCAAGAACTGCGGTTGCGCAAAGACTATCTGAAAGGAGAGCCGGTAGAGACCGTCTATTTTGGAGGCGGCACTCCCTCGCAACTGGCAGAAGAGGACTTCAGGCAGATATTTGAAACCATCGAAGCGATATATGGATCGGAGTCCGCCCACGAGATAACGCTCGAAGCCAACCCCGACGACTTGACGAAAGAGTATGCGGCCATGCTGCACAGCCTGCCCTTCAACCGCATCAGCATAGGCATACAGACTTTTGACGACGCCACACTGAAGCTGCTGAATCGCCGGCACGATGCCCGACAGGCTGTAAACGCCATAACGCATTGCCGGGAAGCCGGCTTCGGGAACATCAGCATCGACCTGATCTATGGGCTGCCGGGCGAAACGGACAGCCGTTGGGAGCACGATCTGCAACAAGCCGTCAGCCTCGCCGCGGAACACATCTCCGCCTACCACCTGACGTATGAGAAGAACACCCGCATCTACCAAATGCTGAAAGCCCGACGCATCCGCGAGGTGGACGAAGAGAGCAGCGCACGCTTCTTCGGCATGCTGACCGACAAGCTCGGCAAGGCAGGATATGAACATTACGAGATATCCAACTTCTGCAGACCCGGCATGTACTCGCGCCACAATACCTCCTATTGGAAAGGAATCCCCTATCTGGGCTGCGGCCCCTCGGCACACTCGTTCGACGTCGATACGCGAGAATGGAACATTGCCTCACTAAGCCGCTACATCCGCTCCATGGAGAGCGGGCAACGCGCTTTCGAGACCGAATGCCTGGACAGACAAACCCGCTACAATGAATGCGTCATGACCTCCTTGCGCACCATGTGGGGAGTATCCTTGGAAGAAGTAAAGCAGAGATTCGGTATAGACCTGTGGCAGCACTGCATGGATACTGCAACTCCCTATTTAAAAAACGGAAAACTGGAAATAAAGGATAATCACCTATGCCTCACCCGTACGGGCATTTTCATCTCCGACGGCATCATCAGTGATCTGATGTTTGTGTAA
- a CDS encoding DUF2264 domain-containing protein, whose translation MKTKKSLWLLLVAVLLLPAQGVAAKKKKEKEVTDRELWCGVLYRMAAPVLSGMSEGKLQERMQVELSPTWDGRDKRVTYMECFGRLMAGLAPWLSLPDDDTVEGKQRKQLREWALKSYAQAVDPESGDYLLWRKEGQPLVDAAYVAESFLRGYESLWLPLDSLTKQRYIEEFTRLRRVDPPYTNWLLFSSTVECFLRKAGAKSDTYRIVSALRKVEEWYVGDGWYSDGPGFAFDYYNSYVLHPMYVECLEVFTNSGKNRVWNAPDCNFLRAQKRMQRFGLILERFISPEGAFPVFGRSITYRTGVLQPLALLAWRGWLPQELPGGQVRAAMTAVIKRMFADDHNFNEQGFLTLGFNGSQPNISDWYTNNGSLYMASLAFLPLGLPADHSFWTDAPLPWTSKKAWGGEDFPKDHAFYEK comes from the coding sequence ATGAAAACAAAGAAATCCTTGTGGCTGCTCCTGGTAGCAGTCCTGTTGCTGCCTGCGCAGGGCGTGGCAGCCAAAAAGAAGAAAGAAAAAGAAGTGACCGACCGTGAGCTTTGGTGCGGTGTGCTCTATCGGATGGCCGCTCCCGTGCTGTCGGGCATGAGCGAGGGCAAGCTTCAGGAGCGCATGCAGGTGGAACTCAGCCCCACTTGGGACGGACGGGACAAGCGTGTGACCTACATGGAATGCTTCGGTCGCCTGATGGCGGGCCTGGCTCCCTGGCTCTCCTTACCCGATGACGATACCGTCGAAGGCAAGCAACGCAAACAGTTGCGCGAGTGGGCTTTGAAGAGCTATGCGCAGGCCGTAGATCCCGAAAGCGGGGATTACTTGCTTTGGCGCAAGGAAGGGCAGCCCTTGGTGGATGCCGCTTACGTGGCCGAGAGTTTTCTCCGTGGCTATGAGTCCCTGTGGTTGCCGCTGGACAGCCTGACGAAACAACGCTACATCGAGGAGTTCACCCGGCTGCGCCGTGTAGATCCTCCCTACACCAACTGGTTGTTGTTCTCCTCTACCGTGGAGTGCTTCCTGCGCAAGGCAGGGGCTAAGAGCGACACCTATCGCATAGTATCCGCCCTCCGCAAGGTAGAAGAGTGGTATGTGGGTGACGGCTGGTATTCCGACGGCCCGGGCTTTGCCTTCGATTATTATAACAGCTATGTGCTGCATCCCATGTATGTGGAGTGCCTCGAGGTCTTCACCAACAGCGGAAAGAACAGAGTGTGGAATGCTCCCGACTGTAACTTCCTGCGTGCGCAGAAGCGCATGCAGCGTTTCGGCCTTATTTTGGAACGTTTCATCTCTCCCGAAGGGGCGTTCCCGGTGTTCGGACGTTCCATCACTTATCGCACGGGTGTCCTTCAGCCCCTTGCCCTGCTGGCATGGCGCGGCTGGCTGCCCCAAGAGTTGCCCGGCGGACAGGTGCGTGCGGCCATGACCGCCGTCATCAAGCGCATGTTTGCCGACGACCATAATTTCAACGAACAGGGCTTCCTCACATTGGGTTTCAACGGCTCGCAACCCAACATCTCCGATTGGTACACGAACAACGGCAGTTTGTACATGGCATCGTTGGCCTTCTTACCCCTCGGCTTGCCTGCCGATCACTCTTTCTGGACAGACGCTCCCCTTCCGTGGACCTCGAAGAAGGCATGGGGAGGAGAAGATTTCCCCAAAGACCATGCTTTCTATGAGAAATAA
- a CDS encoding TonB-dependent receptor, producing MKKFIFWAVSYKVLLIAFMLFFFAPGDACAGLLPDIPTAKDKTELKQAFRVMLEGSREPIAGAIIYCDEAVSPRVTGTDGRCVIDLKTHPKSVKVKVTYIGFRTLEKTVSLDTSRTIDLFLHEDIKQISEVTIVADRKQTSVLQQTSTIRQDAMEKVGNTSLAKLLETVPGVSSISTGNTIAKPVIQGMHSSRILLLNDGVRLESQSWGEDHAPEIDYSGANMIEVVKGAESIRYGYGAMGGVVLLNQAALPYGHQHLKTRGTVNLGYDTNARGYNGSGTMEMGYKRVGLRLHGMYQRAGDYSTAEYILNNTGFNNISMSALAGYQHRNITATLYTSLYYSRSGIYYASRISDIDQLLARFAAGRPDESSFKPFSYDIKPPFQQAQHFTLKGDIKWDVNKNHKLSLILSYQDNLRWEFENRKQDKYSWIPVQDLILTTYKTDLLWNAKWKRWDMTTEAGLSGSYQSNYNYPGTKQPAFIPNYAALTMGGFLLQQAKIGRLQCSLGMRYDFRAMDVDGYTSLKSYKYYKDFKVYSNFTASLAAHYQLSDRWDARANVGWSWRPPDINELYATGLHHGTHWVVGNRKLTSEHGYKAVFGTRYHTEWYSIEPSFFYQRVHNYIYDAIGKGLNRFHNHPSGKYPKFIFGQDDVMLTGGDITATVTPIAGLTITAKGEWIYARNLTQDEWLPFMPSDRYGMSGTYNWKIGREGKHNASVSLSGVYVTKQTHFDPDKDLVPDSPPAYALLNGTAEWSMRLPGQRELKLMIIGDNILNTLYKEYTDRFRYYAHARGSNVIFKTIIKF from the coding sequence ATGAAGAAGTTTATTTTTTGGGCAGTATCTTATAAAGTGCTGCTTATAGCATTCATGCTCTTCTTTTTTGCGCCCGGTGATGCGTGTGCCGGTCTATTGCCCGACATACCGACGGCAAAGGATAAAACAGAGCTGAAACAAGCGTTCAGGGTGATGCTGGAGGGGAGCCGCGAACCGATTGCGGGAGCAATAATCTATTGCGATGAAGCGGTAAGTCCGCGAGTAACGGGCACCGACGGTCGGTGTGTCATCGATTTGAAGACGCACCCGAAAAGTGTGAAGGTGAAGGTGACTTACATCGGTTTCCGCACCTTGGAAAAGACCGTCAGCCTCGATACCTCGAGAACCATCGACTTATTTTTGCACGAAGACATCAAGCAAATCTCCGAAGTCACAATCGTCGCTGACCGCAAACAAACCTCGGTATTGCAGCAGACATCGACCATCCGGCAAGATGCCATGGAGAAAGTGGGAAACACCTCATTGGCCAAACTGCTGGAGACCGTGCCGGGCGTAAGCTCCATCAGTACCGGAAACACCATTGCCAAGCCCGTCATTCAAGGCATGCATAGCAGCCGCATCCTTCTGCTCAACGATGGTGTACGTCTGGAAAGTCAGAGCTGGGGCGAAGACCATGCACCGGAGATAGACTACAGCGGAGCCAACATGATAGAGGTGGTGAAGGGAGCCGAATCCATACGCTATGGCTATGGAGCCATGGGAGGTGTAGTACTGCTCAATCAGGCTGCCCTTCCTTATGGACATCAACACCTCAAAACCCGGGGAACCGTAAATCTGGGTTACGACACCAATGCCCGGGGATATAATGGTTCGGGAACCATGGAAATGGGATATAAGCGTGTGGGGCTACGCCTGCACGGCATGTATCAGAGAGCCGGAGATTACTCGACAGCCGAGTATATCCTGAACAATACCGGATTCAACAACATCAGCATGTCGGCTTTGGCCGGTTACCAGCACAGGAACATCACAGCAACGCTGTACACCAGCCTTTATTACTCGCGAAGCGGTATCTATTATGCAAGCAGAATCTCCGACATCGACCAGTTGCTGGCACGTTTTGCGGCAGGAAGACCGGACGAGAGTTCGTTCAAGCCGTTCTCATACGACATTAAGCCACCTTTCCAACAGGCACAACACTTCACCTTGAAGGGCGACATCAAATGGGATGTCAACAAAAATCACAAGCTATCGCTCATCCTCTCTTATCAAGATAACCTGAGATGGGAATTCGAAAACCGGAAACAAGACAAGTACAGTTGGATACCTGTGCAGGATCTTATCCTCACTACTTACAAAACAGACCTGTTGTGGAATGCCAAGTGGAAACGATGGGACATGACGACTGAAGCCGGACTTTCGGGCAGCTATCAGTCCAACTACAATTATCCGGGTACTAAACAGCCAGCTTTTATTCCCAACTATGCGGCCCTTACCATGGGAGGATTCTTGCTGCAACAAGCAAAAATCGGACGACTTCAGTGCTCCCTCGGCATGCGCTACGATTTCAGAGCGATGGATGTGGACGGGTATACCAGTCTGAAGAGTTACAAATACTACAAGGATTTCAAAGTATACAGCAACTTCACAGCCAGCCTAGCCGCCCACTATCAGCTCTCCGACCGATGGGATGCACGTGCCAACGTCGGATGGTCGTGGCGTCCGCCCGATATCAATGAACTCTATGCCACAGGGTTGCATCACGGCACCCATTGGGTGGTGGGTAACCGAAAGCTGACCAGCGAGCATGGATACAAGGCTGTATTCGGCACGAGATACCACACGGAATGGTATTCCATAGAACCGAGCTTCTTTTATCAGCGTGTACACAACTACATCTATGACGCTATTGGGAAAGGGTTGAACCGATTCCATAACCATCCCAGTGGCAAATATCCGAAGTTTATTTTCGGACAAGATGATGTGATGTTGACAGGAGGCGACATTACGGCAACGGTCACTCCGATTGCCGGCCTCACCATCACGGCCAAGGGCGAATGGATCTATGCCCGTAATCTCACGCAAGACGAATGGCTGCCTTTCATGCCTTCCGACCGCTATGGCATGTCGGGCACCTATAATTGGAAAATCGGCCGTGAAGGGAAACACAATGCATCCGTATCGTTATCGGGTGTCTACGTAACCAAACAAACGCACTTCGATCCGGATAAAGATTTGGTACCCGACTCCCCACCTGCCTATGCTTTGCTCAACGGAACAGCAGAATGGAGCATGAGACTGCCCGGACAGAGAGAATTGAAACTGATGATAATAGGTGACAACATACTCAATACCCTGTATAAAGAATACACTGACCGATTCAGGTATTATGCCCATGCAAGAGGTTCAAACGTAATATTCAAGACAATAATAAAATTCTAA